One region of Camelina sativa cultivar DH55 chromosome 6, Cs, whole genome shotgun sequence genomic DNA includes:
- the LOC104791942 gene encoding quinone oxidoreductase-like protein 2 homolog isoform X2, whose protein sequence is MEALVCRKLGDPTATKPGSPESPVEVSKTHPIPPLNSDTAVRVRVTATSLNYANYLQILGKYQEKPALPFIPGSDYSGIVDAIGPAVTKFRVGDRVCSFADLGSFAQFIVADQSSMFLVPERCDMVDAAALPVAFGTSHVALVHRARLTSGQVLLVLGAAGGVGLAAVQIGKVCGAIVIAVARGTEKIQLLKSMGVDHVVDLGTENVISSVKEFIKTRKLRGVDVLYDPVGGKLTKESMKVLNWGAQILVIGFASGEVPVIPANIALVKNWTVHGLYWGSYRIHQPGVLEDSIKELLSWLSRGLITIHISHTYSLSQANLAFGDLKDRKAIGKVMIALNHKTGLSSKL, encoded by the exons ATGGAGGCATTGGTTTGCCGGAAATTGGGAGATCCGACGGCGACGAAGCCAGGTAGTCCAGAATCGCCGGTGGAAGTGAGCAAGACTCATCCGATCCCGCCTTTGAATTCAGATACGGCCGTGAGAGTCAGAGTTACAGCTACGAGCTTGAATTACGCCAATTACCTTCAG ATTCTCGGAAAATACCAGGAGAAACCTGCTTTACCGTTCATCCCTGGCTCCGATTACTCCGGAATCGTCGACGCGATTGGTCCCGCCGTCACCAAATTCCGCGTCGGAGATCGTGTTTGTTCCTTCGCCGATCTCGGTTCCTTTGCTCAGTTCATCGTCGCCGATCAATCTAGCATGTTCCTTGTACCCGAAAGATGCGACATGGTTGATGCAGCTGCGCTTCCTGTTGCGTTTGGGACTTCTCATGTAGCACTTGTTCATAGAGCTCGTTTAACATCTGGTCAA GTGTTACTGGTTCTAGGTGCTGCTGGTGGTGTTGGCCTTGCAGCTGTTCAAATCGGCAAGGTTTGTGGAGCCATTGTTATTGCAGTTGCTAG AGGAACTGAGAAGATTCAGCTGTTGAAATCAATGGGAGTGGATCATGTTGTTGATCTAGGCACTGAAAATGTTATCTCAAGTGTTAAAGAGTTTATCAAGACAAGAAAGCTTAGAGGAGTTGATGTTCTATATGATCCTGTTGGAGGGAAACTAACCAAAGAGTCCATGAAAGTTCTGAACTGGGGAGCTCAGattcttgtgattggttttgCCAGCGGTGAAGTACCCGTCATCCCTGCTAATATAGCCCTTGTTAAG AACTGGACGGTTCATGGTCTTTACTGGGGCAGCTACAGGATCCACCAACCTGGTGTCCTTGAAGATTCAATCAAAGAGTTACTTTCATGGCTTTCCCGAGGATTGATCACTATTCACATCTCTCATACCTATAGTCTCTCCCAG GCCAATCTTGCATTTGGTGACCTCAAAGACAGGAAGGCAATTGGAAAAGTGATGATTGCTCTCAACCACAAGACTGGCCTGTCTTCAAAACTATAG
- the LOC104791942 gene encoding quinone oxidoreductase-like protein 2 homolog isoform X1, which translates to MEALVCRKLGDPTATKPGSPESPVEVSKTHPIPPLNSDTAVRVRVTATSLNYANYLQILGKYQEKPALPFIPGSDYSGIVDAIGPAVTKFRVGDRVCSFADLGSFAQFIVADQSSMFLVPERCDMVDAAALPVAFGTSHVALVHRARLTSGQVLLVLGAAGGVGLAAVQIGKVCGAIVIAVARGTEKIQLLKSMGVDHVVDLGTENVISSVKEFIKTRKLRGVDVLYDPVGGKLTKESMKVLNWGAQILVIGFASGEVPVIPANIALVKNWTVHGLYWGSYRIHQPGVLEDSIKELLSWLSRGLITIHISHTYSLSQANLAFGDLKDRKAIGKVMIALNHKTGLSSKL; encoded by the exons ATGGAGGCATTGGTTTGCCGGAAATTGGGAGATCCGACGGCGACGAAGCCAGGTAGTCCAGAATCGCCGGTGGAAGTGAGCAAGACTCATCCGATCCCGCCTTTGAATTCAGATACGGCCGTGAGAGTCAGAGTTACAGCTACGAGCTTGAATTACGCCAATTACCTTCAGATTCTCGGAAAATACCAGGAGAAACCTGCTTTACCGTTCATCCCTGGCTCCGATTACTCCGGAATCGTCGACGCGATTGGTCCCGCCGTCACCAAATTCCGCGTCGGAGATCGTGTTTGTTCCTTCGCCGATCTCGGTTCCTTTGCTCAGTTCATCGTCGCCGATCAATCTAGCATGTTCCTTGTACCCGAAAGATGCGACATGGTTGATGCAGCTGCGCTTCCTGTTGCGTTTGGGACTTCTCATGTAGCACTTGTTCATAGAGCTCGTTTAACATCTGGTCAA GTGTTACTGGTTCTAGGTGCTGCTGGTGGTGTTGGCCTTGCAGCTGTTCAAATCGGCAAGGTTTGTGGAGCCATTGTTATTGCAGTTGCTAG AGGAACTGAGAAGATTCAGCTGTTGAAATCAATGGGAGTGGATCATGTTGTTGATCTAGGCACTGAAAATGTTATCTCAAGTGTTAAAGAGTTTATCAAGACAAGAAAGCTTAGAGGAGTTGATGTTCTATATGATCCTGTTGGAGGGAAACTAACCAAAGAGTCCATGAAAGTTCTGAACTGGGGAGCTCAGattcttgtgattggttttgCCAGCGGTGAAGTACCCGTCATCCCTGCTAATATAGCCCTTGTTAAG AACTGGACGGTTCATGGTCTTTACTGGGGCAGCTACAGGATCCACCAACCTGGTGTCCTTGAAGATTCAATCAAAGAGTTACTTTCATGGCTTTCCCGAGGATTGATCACTATTCACATCTCTCATACCTATAGTCTCTCCCAG GCCAATCTTGCATTTGGTGACCTCAAAGACAGGAAGGCAATTGGAAAAGTGATGATTGCTCTCAACCACAAGACTGGCCTGTCTTCAAAACTATAG